A window of the Lagenorhynchus albirostris chromosome 1, mLagAlb1.1, whole genome shotgun sequence genome harbors these coding sequences:
- the LOC132517110 gene encoding LOW QUALITY PROTEIN: cysteine-rich protein 2-like (The sequence of the model RefSeq protein was modified relative to this genomic sequence to represent the inferred CDS: deleted 2 bases in 1 codon), with translation METGEDRAGLGRGHLARATQGRPAGPVAPHPPLQVRPRPRGARTPRAGSRRPAPDADQWEHRQPVGRGWRGGAGGAGGGGGGGGGETGAGGGHGLNGSAPAMASKCPKCDKTVYFAEKVSSLGKDWHRFCLRCEHCSKTLTPGGHAEHDGKPFCHKPCYATLFGPKGVNIGGAGSYIYEKPSAEKPQVTGPIEVPVARAEERKASGPPKGPSKASSVTTFTGEPNMCPRCNKRVYFAEKVTSLGKDWHRPCLRCERCGKTLTPGGHAEHDGQPYCHKPCYGILFGPKGVNTGAVGSYIYDKDPEGKVQP, from the exons ATGGAAACAGGCGAGGACAGGGCGGGCCTGGGTAGAGGCCACCTCGCGCGCGCGACCCAGGGGCGCCCGGCGGGTCCAGTCGCCCCCCATCCGCCCCTGCAGGTgcgcccccgcccccgcggcGCCCGGACCCCGAGGGCGGGCTCCCGACGCCCCGCCCCGGACGCAGACCAATGGGAGCACAGACAGCCGGTCGGGCGGGGCtggcggggcggggctggcggggcgggc ggcggcggcggcggcggcggcggggagaCGGGCGCGGGCGGAGGACACGGGCTGAACGGGAGCGCACCGGCCATGGCCTCCAAGTGCCCCAAGTGCGACAAGACCGTGTACTTCG CTGAGAAGGTGAGCTCCCTGGGCAAAGACTGGCACAGATTCTGCCTCAGGTGCGAGCACTGCAGCAAGACGCTGACGCCAGGGGGCCACGCCGAG CATGACGGGAAGCCCTTCTGCCACAAGCCCTGCTATGCCACGTTGTTCGGACCCAAAG GGGTGAATATCGGAGGTGCCGGCTCCTACATCTACGAGAAGCCCTCTGCCGAGAAACCGCAGGTCACTGGCCCCATCGAGGTCCCCGTGGCCCGAGCTGAGGAGCGGAAGGCCAGCGGCCCCCCGAAGGGGCCCAGCAAAG CCTCCAGCGTCACCACGTTCACCGGGGAACCCAACATGTGTCCTCGCTGCAACAAGAGGGTCTACTTTG CCGAGAAGGTGACGTCTCTGGGCAAGGACTGGCACCGGCCCTGCCTGCGCTGTGAGCGCTGCGGGAAGACGCTGACCCCAGGCGGGCACGCGGAG CACGACGGCCAGCCCTACTGCCACAAGCCCTGCTACGGAATACTTTTCGGACCCAAGG ggGTGAACACCGGAGCTGTTGGCAGCTACATCTATGACAAGGACCCAGAGGGCAAGGTTCAGCCCTAG